The following proteins come from a genomic window of Schistocerca cancellata isolate TAMUIC-IGC-003103 chromosome 10, iqSchCanc2.1, whole genome shotgun sequence:
- the LOC126106423 gene encoding N-alpha-acetyltransferase 38, NatC auxiliary subunit — protein MFTDMDGEKKSTPPNLDTPGKQKLWSWLNKNLKIEMTDGRVLVGVFLCTDRDGNVILGSCSEYLKPEDTVNMDEPRVLGLVMVPGRHIISICLDDVTKFAQDIM, from the exons ATGTTTACAGACATGGATGGAGAGAAAAAG AGTACACCACCTAACCTGGATACACCAGGGAAACAGAAGCTGTGGAGTTGGCTTAACAAAAATCTAAAAATTGAAATGACTGATGGAAGGGTTTTGGTTGGCGTCTTTCTATGTACAGACCGAGACGGTAACGTAATTCTTGGTTCGTGCAGCGAATATCTGAAACCTGAAG ATACTGTAAATATGGACGAGCCACGAGTGCTAGGTTTGGTGATGGTGCCAGGTCGTCATATAATATCAATTTGCCTAGATGACGTTACGAAATTTGCTCAGGACATAATGTGA